The DNA segment GCGTGGGGACGAGGACGAGTGCGCCGTCGCCGAACACGTCGTGCGCACCCTCGAAGACCGCGAGAGCGGGGTCGGCCGACGGCGTGAAGTCCACGGGCCGATAGTTCGCGGCGCCGACGTGGTCGGCAAGCACGCCGTGGAGCGACGGGTCCTTCTCCGACAGGAGGTCGTGCTCGGCACGTGACAGCAGCACAGAGGTCTCGCCGAGCAGCGCGACGTTGCCCGCGTGATCCTGATGCAGGTGCGAGACGGCCGCGAGGTCCACATCGGCGATCGACGATCCCGCCGCCTCCAGCTGGGCCGCCAGACCATGCTCGGCCGCGACCTGGAACTCGGCCTGCCGACGGAACACCCAGCCGACGAGACCTCCCGGGTAGTAGCCCTGCCCGAGCGACTCGGGCGACTGACCCGTGTCGAACAGCAGGGCGCCCTGCGGATGTCGCACGAGGAAGGCGTGCACCGGGAGCCAGCGCGACCACGCGCGCGCCGTGAGCGTCCACCACAGCATCGGGGTGCCCGTGCCGCGGATGTTCTTGGGCCTGACCCGCACCCGCCCGCAGGTCAGGGCGACGACGTCGATCTCGGGGAGGGGCGCGATCATGGCGTCAGTCTGCCGGAACCTTGCCCATGCGCCGGCAGCCACACGGAGGCGTGGCCGGCGACACCGCCTGAAGCGGGTACATCCGCCGAAAGTCGGGGTGACAGGATTTGAACCTGCGGCCCTCTGCTCCCAAAGCAGATGCGCTACCAAGCTGCGCCACACCCCGTCCGCGCTGCGCGCGGGACTACCCAGCACCCGCCAGGCTCCGCTACTCTAGTACGCGCTGAGGTCGCGGCCGGACATGGGACGGCTACGACAAGGCAGTGCGGGTGTAGCTCAATGGTAGAGCCTCAGTCTTCCAAACTGATGGTGCGGGTTCGATTCCCGTCACCCGCTCGCATGGAGGAATGATGCCCCGGCGCCGCAAGGCGTCGGGGCTTTCCTCTTTCCCCGCCTAGAATCATTCCCGCCGCTGAGACCGCTGAGGGGATGAGCATGAGCAACGATGCCGGCGCGCCCGCGCCGACCACTTGGACCGCATGATGGCCGCACGATCCGCGAACCCGTGGTGGCTGAGCTGGCCGATGATCATCCTCGGCTTCCTGATGTGCGTCATCCCCGGCGTCGTCCTGCTGCTCCTGCGCAAAGGCGTCTCCCCCGTGACGAAGCTGATCGTCGCGGGCCTCACCGCGGTGCTCGTCTTCGCGGCCAGCAGCCTTCCGGGCGACACGGACGATGCGACGGTCGCCGACGCTTCGCCCTCGCCTTCCGCCTCGGTCACCGCGTCCGCCTCCCCGACCCCGAGTGAGACGGCAGCCTCCCCTTCCCCCTCGGCGACCGCATCGTCCACTCCGGCGTCCTCCCCGGAGCCGTCGGCCGCGGCTGCTGCCGAGTCCGAGGAGCCCGAGTTCGGCACGGCCGAGGAGGCTGCACTCGAGCTCACCGTCAAGGGGCGCGCGGCGAAGACCGGCTACTCGCGCGACCAGTTCGGCAGCGGCTGGATCGACGTGGACTCGAACGGCTGCGACACGCGCAACGACATGCTCCAGCTGCGGCTGACCGACACGGCGATGTCCGGCTCGTGCAAGGTGCTGTCGGGCACGCTCGACGACCCCTACACCGGCGCCGAGATCGTCTTCGAGTACGGCGGCGCGAGCGAGGTCGACATCGACCACATGGTCGCGCTGTCCGACGCCTGGCAGAAGGGCGCGCAGAAGTGGGGCTTCGCCAAGCGCGTCGCCTTCGCGAACGACCCGCTCAACCTCGAGCCGGTCGACGCCGGCGCCAACCGCCAGAAGGGCGACGGCGACGCCGCGACCTGGCTGCCGTCGCACAAGTCGTACCGGTGCGAGTACGTGGCCCGGCAGATCGCCGTGAAGGCGAAGTACGGCGTGTGGGTGACTCAGGCGGAGCAGGACGCGATGCTGCGCGTGCTCGACACGTGCCCCGACCATCCGCTGCCCGGACCGGGCGACCAGCCCGTCGTCGCGAAGAACCTCGGCGGCCAGAGCGAGCCCATCGAGGAGACGAAGGCGCCGGCGGCGGAGAAGACCACCGCGGCGGACGACGACGTCGACGAGCGATACCCGTACTGCAAGGACCTGCCCTCGGGCTACGGCCCGTACTACGAGGGCAAGGACCCCGAGTACGAGTGGTACACCGATCGCGACGGCGACGGGGTCGTCTGCGAGTAGGCGCCGGGGCGACAGTCGGCCCTGGCGGCTCCCGGCTCACAGTTGCGCGCGCGACTCCCGCCACGTGAGCACGCGGTCGAGCGCCGCAAGGAACCTCTCCACCGCGGGCGCATCGATCGTCATCGGCGGCTTGATCTTCAGGACGTTCTTGTGGTCACCGGTGGGCTGCACGATCACGCCCTCATCGAGAAGCGCCTCGCAGATCTCGCGGGCGGCCGTCGCATCGGGGGCGTCGGGACCGCCCGCGATCACCTCGACACCCAGGTAGAGCCCCATCCCGTGGATCGCGCCGAGTGTGGGGTGCGCGCTCGCGAGCGATCGCAGCCCGTCGGCGAGGAGGCCGCCGACGACGCGTGCGTTCTCCTGGAGGCCGTCCGCCTCGAGCACGTCGAGCACAGTCGTCCCCACCACGCAGCTCACGGGGCTCCCGCCCGCCGAGGAGAAGAAAGAACCTTCGACGGCGAAGGCCTCGGCGAGCTCCCGCGTGGTGATGACCGCGCCGAGCGGGTGGCCGTTGCCCATCGCCTTCGCGACCGTGATGACGTCGGGCACCACGCCCTGCTGCTCGAAGCCCCAGAAGTGCTCGCCCAGCCGCCCGTAGCTCACCTGCACCTCGTCGGAGATGCAGAGGCCGCCACGCGCCCTCACGGCTTCCCACACCGCGGCCAGATAGCCGTCGGGGAGCGCGATCCCTCCCCCGTTGCCGAACAGGGGCTCGGCGATGAAGCCCGCGAGCGCAACCCCCGCACCGTCCATCTCCTCGAGACGCGCGAGCACGTCGGTGAGGTAGCGCGGCGCGTCGGGTCCGCGATGCGTCCCGCGGTACGTGTTGGGCGCGTCGAGCAGATGCACCCACGCGGGCCGGGTCTCGAGAGCCCTCGGGTTGTCGCCGAGCGAGGTCGACACCGCATCGGCGCCGACGGTCCACCCGTGATACGCCTCGGTGAGCGCGAGGATGTCGCCCCGGCCGGTGACCGCCTGGACCA comes from the Demequina sp. NBRC 110054 genome and includes:
- a CDS encoding N-acyl homoserine lactonase family protein gives rise to the protein MIAPLPEIDVVALTCGRVRVRPKNIRGTGTPMLWWTLTARAWSRWLPVHAFLVRHPQGALLFDTGQSPESLGQGYYPGGLVGWVFRRQAEFQVAAEHGLAAQLEAAGSSIADVDLAAVSHLHQDHAGNVALLGETSVLLSRAEHDLLSEKDPSLHGVLADHVGAANYRPVDFTPSADPALAVFEGAHDVFGDGALVLVPTPGHTPGSMSLLVRRANAAPLLLVGDLTYDPALLEEGIVPDVGDRSAQRDSSRRVRELSEALPGLIVLAAHDPEAQALLA
- a CDS encoding DUF1524 domain-containing protein, encoding MAARSANPWWLSWPMIILGFLMCVIPGVVLLLLRKGVSPVTKLIVAGLTAVLVFAASSLPGDTDDATVADASPSPSASVTASASPTPSETAASPSPSATASSTPASSPEPSAAAAAESEEPEFGTAEEAALELTVKGRAAKTGYSRDQFGSGWIDVDSNGCDTRNDMLQLRLTDTAMSGSCKVLSGTLDDPYTGAEIVFEYGGASEVDIDHMVALSDAWQKGAQKWGFAKRVAFANDPLNLEPVDAGANRQKGDGDAATWLPSHKSYRCEYVARQIAVKAKYGVWVTQAEQDAMLRVLDTCPDHPLPGPGDQPVVAKNLGGQSEPIEETKAPAAEKTTAADDDVDERYPYCKDLPSGYGPYYEGKDPEYEWYTDRDGDGVVCE